The proteins below are encoded in one region of Festucalex cinctus isolate MCC-2025b chromosome 2, RoL_Fcin_1.0, whole genome shotgun sequence:
- the timm17b gene encoding mitochondrial import inner membrane translocase subunit Tim17-B translates to MEEYAREPCPWRIVDDCGGAFTMGAIGGGVFQAVKGFRNAPAGVVHRLKGSGNAVRLRAPQIGGSFAVWGGLFSTIDCGLVRLRGKEDPWNSITSGALTGAILAARSGPLTMMGSAMMGGVLLALIEGFGILLTRYTAQQFQNPIPFAEDPSQLPPKREEHNAHFQ, encoded by the exons ATGGAGGAATATGCTCGCGAACCTTg CCCGTGGAGGATAGTGGATGACTGTGGAGGCGCTTTCACCATGGGTGCCATTGGTGGGGGTGTGTTTCAGGCTGTCAAGGGCTTTCGAAATGCCCCAGCA GGAGTTGTACACAGACTGAAAGGTAGTGGAAATGCAGTGAGGTTAAGAGCTCCACAGATTGGCG GTAGCTTTGCGGTATGGGGAGGCCTCTTCTCCACCATTGATTGCGGTTTAGTTCGCCTGAGAGGAAAAGAGGATCCTTGGAACTCTATAACAAGTGGCGCTCTGACGGGCGCCATCCTGGCAGCACGCA GTGGGCCATTAACCATGATGGGCTCTGCCATGATGGGTGGAGTTCTGCTCGCTCTAATTGAGGGTTTCGGAATCCTCTTAACAAGATACACAGCACAGCAGTTTCAGAACC CAATTCCCTTCGCAGAGGACCCCAGTCAGTTGCCTCCAAAGCGTGAAGAGCACAACGCGCATTTTCAGTAG